The DNA window TTGCCATGATCACAGAACCCCATGTTTAAAAAGATTTTAGTCGCAAACCGCGGTGAAATCGCCGTACGCATCATCCGCGCCTGCCGCGAGATGGGCATTGCCACGGTCGCGGTGTATTCCGAACCGGACAAAAACGCCCTGCACGCCGCCCTTGCCGACGAGCGCATCTGCATCGGCCCGGCTTCGGCGGTGCAGAGCTACTTGAATATGCAAAATATCATCAGCGCCGCGTTGGCCACCCATGCCGAGGCCATCCACCCCGGCTACGGATTTTTATCCGAGAACAGCTTGTTCGCCGCGCTGTGTGTTCAAAACGATATCGTTTTCATCGGTCCGGAGAGCGAAGTCATCGACCGGATGGGCAACAAGGATCAGGCGCGCCGGCTGATGATATCGGCGGGCGTTCCGGTTATTCCGGGCAGCGGCGTTGTAAAAGACGTAACAGCAGCCAAAAAAGCGGCGGCTAAAATCGGCTATCCGCTGCTCGTGAAAGCCAGTGCGGGCGGCGGCGGCAAGGGCATCCGCATTGTCGAGCGCGAAGAAGACCTCGAAAAATCGGTGGTCGCGGCTTGCGAAGAGGCCAAAAAGGCCTTCGGGTGCGGCGACGTGTTTTTGGAAAAATACCTGACCTCGGTGCGCCATGTCGAGGTGCAGATTCTGGCCGATCAGGCCGGGAACGTGGTCTGTCTCGGCGAGCGCGACTGTTCGCTGCAAATCGGCAGGCAGAAGGTGATCGAGGAGACCCCCTGTCCCGCGATTGACGAGTCCGTCCGCAAAAAGCTTTGGGAAGCAGCGGTCAAAGCGGTCAAGGCGGCTAAATACACCAACGCCGGAACCGTGGAATTTTTACTCGCACCCGACGGAAATTTTTATTTTATCGAGATGAACACCCGCCTGCAGGTCGAGCACCGCATCAGCGAGGAAGTCAGCGGCATCGATCTGGTCAAGTGGCAGATCCGCATCGCCTCGCAGATCGAGCTGCCGTTTAAGCAAGAGGATATCCGCTTACACGGCGCGTCGATTGAGTGCCGCATCAACGCGGCGGGCGGCGGCAAAGTGTCGTTTTTGCATATTCCGGGCGGCACCCGCGTCTCTTTTGACACCGCATTGGTTCAAAACGCCGAGGTCACCCCGTTTTACGATTCGATGATCGGGAAATTAATCACTGCCGGAAACGACCGCGAAGAGGCCGTGCGCAAGATGGAAGCGGCTTTGTGCGAGCTCGTCATCAGCGGCGTTCCGACCAACATCGAAAAGCAGTCGGAAATCATCCGCAGCCCGGAATTTCACGGAGCCGAATATGATACGGCATGGTTACAGAGAAAAATGAAAAATGAAGAGATAAAAAATAAAAATTGACGTATGGGGAGGAACCCATGAGCGAATTCAACATAGCGGATCTTTTCCGCAAACCCGCCAACCAGCTTGAGCCCGGCGGCGTCCCCCGAAAACCCGCCGACGACCGCGAGCAGTGCCCGCGCTGCAAGCAATATTTTCCCCGCAAGCGGCTCGAAAAGAATAACCGTGTCTGCCCCTCCTGCGGACACCATATGTCCCTGTCGGCCCGGCGCAGATTGGAAGCGGTCTGCGCCGTCGGAAGTTTTTCGGAGTTGTTTTCCGACATCACGGCGCGGGATTTTTTGAATTTTCCGGGATATGAGGAAAAATTGAAAAAGGCGCGCGACGGCAGCGGGGAAAATGAGGGCGTGATCTGCGGCACCGGCATCATCGGCGGTGTCCGTTGTGCGCTGTTCGCGATGGAATCGGCTTTTATGATGGGCAGCATGGGTGCTGCGGTCGGCGAGCGCATCACCCGCACCTTTGAATATGCCACCGTAAACCGTCTGCCCGTTGTCGGCTTCACGGCCTCGGGCGGCGCGCGGATGCAGGAGGGCATTATCTCCCTGATGCAGATGGCAAAAATCAGCGGCGCGATTCAACGCCACGGCGAAGCGGGCGGGTTTTATCTCGCAATATTGACCCATCCGACCACGGGCGGTGTCACCGCCAGTTTTGCGATGTTAGGCGACATCATTATTGCCGAACCCAAGGCGCTGGTCGGCTTTGCGGGTAAGCGTGTGATCGAACATACCACCAAAAGCAAACTGGCAGCCGATTTTCAGACCGCGGAATTTGTACTGAAACATGGCTTTCTCGATGCCATTGTCGAGCGCAAACAGCTCGGAGATGTGATCGGTCGCTTATTAAAACAGCACACAACGGAGAAAAAGATATGACCGCTTACGAAAAAGTCAAAATCGCACGCGACCAACAGCGGCCCACGGCATCGGCCTATATCGGTCAATTGCTGCATGAGGTCACTTTGCTGCACGGTGACCGCAACTTCGGCGACGACGACGCCATTTTGGGTGGCATCGGGCTGCTCGGGGATACCCCCGTCACGTTCATCGGCATCGAGCGCGGCACCGATCTCGAGAGCCGCATTCGCTGCAATTTCGGCGCACCGAGACCCGAGGGTTACCGCAAAGCGCTGCGGCTGATGAAGCAGGCCGAGAAGTTCCACCGGCCCGTGATCTGCCTTGTCGACACCTCCGGCGCGCACTGCGGTGCGGACGCCGAGGAGCGCGGGCAAGGGCAGGCGATTGCCGAAAATCTGATGGAGATGATGGGCTTAAAAACGCCCGTGATTTCGGTGATCATCGGCGAGGGCGGTTCGGGCGGGGCGTTGGGCCTCGCGGTCGCCGACCGGATCTATATGCTCGAAAACGCGGTGTATTCGGTGATTTCGCCCGAGGGCTGCGCAAGCATTTTGTTCAAGGAGCAGGGCGCGGAGGCCGAGGCGGCCGAGTGCCTGCATTTGACCGCGCAGGACAACAAAAAACTCAGGGTGGCGGAAGACGTCATCCCCGAGGATTTTAAGCATTTTCACGCGATGTGCCTCTCGCTGCGCGAGCGGCTTTTGGGCGACATTGCTTTGCTCTCGGCACAATCGGTTGAAACATTATTAAACAACCGGTATGCACGGTTTCGCCGCCTCGGTATTTATGAAGGGGGCAAGGGGAGGAGTATATGAGGCTAAAAAGTGTAAACCATGTCTCCGCACATTCTGTAAACTATGTTACCATACTAAATACTACGTTCACACGCCGAAGAAAAATAAATTATCCGAAATTATAGAACGACATTTTTAATAAACGGGCGAACGAAGTTCGCCCCTACCCGTCTTTGCAAGGAAAACGCAGGGCGAGCTTTGCGTTATTACGAAGCAATCCAGAGAAAAAGCGTTCGGTTTATCGCATTGTCAGAATGCTATGTAGTCAGGATGCCGCGCGTCTGGATTGCCGTGAAATCTAGATTGCCGCGGGAGTAAACCCCTCGCAATGACGATTGAATACGATTAAAACATAAACTTGGTAAGTGGAACGCGGGCGGCCACATGGGGCCGCCCCTACGAGGTGAATCCGTCCACCGCTGCAGGCGGAAGATGAATTGCTATGCAATTCATCCGGGAGTTCGTAAACGAACTCCTTTCCCCAATCCCTTTAACACCATGCCGAAACGGCATGGCGGGAGGTAAAGATTTTTCTATTGACTCCGGGGATGGATAACGATAAAATAAGAGCGACGAAATGGTGCAGGCCATTCTGATTTTGATGGGCTGCGAAAAATGAAGGGAGTACTATCATGGCTTTCAAAGTGTGTTTTATCGGCGCGGGGAGCATCGGGTTTACCCGCGCGCTGTTTACCGATCTGATGTCGGTGGAGGCATTCCGGGGCAAGATCGCGGTCTCATTTACCGACATCAATCCGCACAACCTTGAGATGGTGCGGGCGCTCTGCCAGCGCGATCTGGACGAGAACGGCGTCAAGACGACCATCGAGGCCACCACCGACCGAAGCGCCGCCCTTAAGGAATCCAAATACATCATCAACTGCCCCCGCATCGGCGGGCTGGAGGCGTTTGAAACCGATATTGAGATACCGTTAAAATACGGGGTCGACCAATGCGTGGGCGACACGCTCTGCGCGGGCGGCATCATGTACGGTCAGCGGGTCATCGCCGCGATTTTGGATTTTTGCAAAGACATCCGCGAGGTTTGCGAGCCAGGCGCGCTGATGCTGAACTACAGTAACCCCAACGCCATGGCGACCTGGGCGGCGAACAAATACGGCAAAGTGCGCACCATCGGCCTGTGCCACGGGGTCATGGGCGGACATGCCCAAATCACCGACGCATTCGGACTGAAACAGGAAGAAGTCGACATCATCTGTGCGGGCATCAACCACCAGACCTGGTACATCTCCATCAAACATAACGGCGAGGACCTGACCGGCAAGCTGCTGGCGGCCTTTGAGAGCAACCCCAAGTATGCCAAGACCGAAAAGGTGCGCATCGACATGCTGCGCCGTTTCGGGTATTACTCCACAGAATCCAACGGGCACTTGTCGGAATATGTGCCGTGGTACCGCAAGAACGCGGACGAGATCAATAAATGGATTGACCTGTCGGTCTGGATCAACGGCGAAACCGGCGGCTATCTGCGGGTCTGCAAAGAGAGCCGCAACTGGTTCGAGACCGATTTCCCGAACTGGATGAAAGAGCCCTTCCGCAAATACGACGGCAGCGAACGGGGACACGAGCACGGCAGTTACATCATTGAGGGGCTTGAGACCGGAAAACTCTATCGCGGACATTTCAACGTGGTCAACAACGGCTGCATCACGAATCTCCCCGACGACGCGATTGTGGAGGTGCCGGGTTATGTCGATTATAACGGCGTCAACATCCCGCAGGTGGGCGATCTGCCGCTCGGGTGTGCGGCGGTCTGCAACGCGTCGATCAGCGTCCAGCGGCTGGCGGTAGAAGCGGCTGTCCGGGGCGACGACACGCTGTTGCGGCAGGCCTTTATGATGGACCCGCTGACCGGTGCGATTTTAACCCCGCCGTACATCTGGCAGCTTGTGGACGATATGCTGGTCGCGCAGGAGCAGTGGCTGCCGCAGTATAAAGCCGCAATCAAAGCGGCGAAAAAGCGTCAAAAAGGCGAGCGCCTGCCCCTGAAAGAAGTGAAAGCCGCCGCCCGTCTGAAAGAGAAGACCGTTGAGGAAATGTCTAAGGCCAAAGAAGAAACCCGCCGTATTGCCGCCGCAGCCGATAAGGCCGCCGACGCGAGGGCGAAGCAGAAGTAAAACTTATTATAAAAAATCAGAGGGGACGAACGCAGTTCGTCCCCTCTGATTTTACGATCGACAAGGGCGTTGCTGGCAACGGAGCGGAATCCCTCCACCACTGCAAGGCGGAAAGAAGAATTGCAATGCAATTCTTCCGGGGAATTCACTTGTGAATTCCCTTCCCCCATTCCCTTTAACAAGGGAGGTAAAAGGATGGAAGCGCGGCGGGAGATTTTAATCCAATCACCGCGGCATTACCAATAAAGAACAATGCGGGCGGATGCTCTCCGCCCGCATTTGTTATAACCTTCGATTATTCAATTGGAAACAATTCGGCGGCGTTTTCGTAAAGGACACGGCGCTGTTCGCGCGGGGATAAGCCGACGCGGCTGAAAAGCTCCATTTCGCTCGAGGGCGACCACATCGGGTAATCGGTGCCGAACAATACTTTTTCGGGGCCGAAAACCTCGAACAAGTGTTTGGCTTTTTCGGGGCTGAGCGCATACAGCGAAGACGAGCAATCGACATAGAAGTTTGGTAACCCCGGCAGTTCCTTTTCGGCGTCATCCCAGCAGCTCCAGCCGCCGAAATGCGCGGCGATCACCGTGAGGTCGGGAAGTTTCTTTTTCAAATTTAAAATCTGCTGCGGGTGCGAATAATGAAAACGCGTGTCCCCCGCATGGACTAAAACCGGCAGTTTACCGATGAGCTTTCGACAGAGATTGACGGCTTTAGCGGAATCTGCGGCGAATTTTTGAAAATCGGGGTGTATCTTAACGCCTTTTAAGCCGAGTGAAAGCAAGTGCTGTAAATCACCGTCAAGGTCTTTGCTGTCGGGGTGCAAAGTCCCGAAACCCGTAATGACGCCCGGATGTTCGTTGACCTGCGCGGCGATGAACTCGTTGATCGAGCGCACCTGTGCGGGCATCACCGAGACGCTGTGAATTAAGTAATGGGTGATTCCGGCGCGTGTGCCCTCTTGCAAAAGGGTGGAAGCCGTTCCGTCGAAGCGGACGGGCATATCGTAAAACTCGGCGATGCTCTGTGCGGCGCGGGATGCGATTTTATCGGGGTAGACATGGCAGTGCGAATCGAAGATGGGGAGCATTTGATAAACGACCTTTACTCAAAAATAGGTTGCGAATCCCGGAGAAATCCGCCGGGAATAATTTATGATAGCATAAAAACGGTTGGTTTGCCAATGTTTTTGAGGCTGGTTTCAAATTTGCTTGATAACCTATTAAAATAGTGTATAATAGGGAATAAGGAGGGATCGAGATGATGATTTCGACAAAGGGACGTTATGCGCTGCGGGTGATGATTGATCTGGCCGAGCACAACAAAGGCGAATATATTCCGTTGAAGGAAATTGCGGACAGGCAGGATATTTCGGAAAAGTACTTGGAG is part of the Oscillospiraceae bacterium genome and encodes:
- a CDS encoding acetyl-CoA carboxylase biotin carboxylase subunit, coding for MFKKILVANRGEIAVRIIRACREMGIATVAVYSEPDKNALHAALADERICIGPASAVQSYLNMQNIISAALATHAEAIHPGYGFLSENSLFAALCVQNDIVFIGPESEVIDRMGNKDQARRLMISAGVPVIPGSGVVKDVTAAKKAAAKIGYPLLVKASAGGGGKGIRIVEREEDLEKSVVAACEEAKKAFGCGDVFLEKYLTSVRHVEVQILADQAGNVVCLGERDCSLQIGRQKVIEETPCPAIDESVRKKLWEAAVKAVKAAKYTNAGTVEFLLAPDGNFYFIEMNTRLQVEHRISEEVSGIDLVKWQIRIASQIELPFKQEDIRLHGASIECRINAAGGGKVSFLHIPGGTRVSFDTALVQNAEVTPFYDSMIGKLITAGNDREEAVRKMEAALCELVISGVPTNIEKQSEIIRSPEFHGAEYDTAWLQRKMKNEEIKNKN
- the accD gene encoding acetyl-CoA carboxylase, carboxyltransferase subunit beta; protein product: MSEFNIADLFRKPANQLEPGGVPRKPADDREQCPRCKQYFPRKRLEKNNRVCPSCGHHMSLSARRRLEAVCAVGSFSELFSDITARDFLNFPGYEEKLKKARDGSGENEGVICGTGIIGGVRCALFAMESAFMMGSMGAAVGERITRTFEYATVNRLPVVGFTASGGARMQEGIISLMQMAKISGAIQRHGEAGGFYLAILTHPTTGGVTASFAMLGDIIIAEPKALVGFAGKRVIEHTTKSKLAADFQTAEFVLKHGFLDAIVERKQLGDVIGRLLKQHTTEKKI
- the accA gene encoding carboxyltransferase subunit alpha translates to MTAYEKVKIARDQQRPTASAYIGQLLHEVTLLHGDRNFGDDDAILGGIGLLGDTPVTFIGIERGTDLESRIRCNFGAPRPEGYRKALRLMKQAEKFHRPVICLVDTSGAHCGADAEERGQGQAIAENLMEMMGLKTPVISVIIGEGGSGGALGLAVADRIYMLENAVYSVISPEGCASILFKEQGAEAEAAECLHLTAQDNKKLRVAEDVIPEDFKHFHAMCLSLRERLLGDIALLSAQSVETLLNNRYARFRRLGIYEGGKGRSI
- a CDS encoding alpha-glucosidase/alpha-galactosidase; this translates as MAFKVCFIGAGSIGFTRALFTDLMSVEAFRGKIAVSFTDINPHNLEMVRALCQRDLDENGVKTTIEATTDRSAALKESKYIINCPRIGGLEAFETDIEIPLKYGVDQCVGDTLCAGGIMYGQRVIAAILDFCKDIREVCEPGALMLNYSNPNAMATWAANKYGKVRTIGLCHGVMGGHAQITDAFGLKQEEVDIICAGINHQTWYISIKHNGEDLTGKLLAAFESNPKYAKTEKVRIDMLRRFGYYSTESNGHLSEYVPWYRKNADEINKWIDLSVWINGETGGYLRVCKESRNWFETDFPNWMKEPFRKYDGSERGHEHGSYIIEGLETGKLYRGHFNVVNNGCITNLPDDAIVEVPGYVDYNGVNIPQVGDLPLGCAAVCNASISVQRLAVEAAVRGDDTLLRQAFMMDPLTGAILTPPYIWQLVDDMLVAQEQWLPQYKAAIKAAKKRQKGERLPLKEVKAAARLKEKTVEEMSKAKEETRRIAAAADKAADARAKQK
- a CDS encoding amidohydrolase family protein, with product MLPIFDSHCHVYPDKIASRAAQSIAEFYDMPVRFDGTASTLLQEGTRAGITHYLIHSVSVMPAQVRSINEFIAAQVNEHPGVITGFGTLHPDSKDLDGDLQHLLSLGLKGVKIHPDFQKFAADSAKAVNLCRKLIGKLPVLVHAGDTRFHYSHPQQILNLKKKLPDLTVIAAHFGGWSCWDDAEKELPGLPNFYVDCSSSLYALSPEKAKHLFEVFGPEKVLFGTDYPMWSPSSEMELFSRVGLSPREQRRVLYENAAELFPIE